The window ACCCGCATAAATTAAGACTTTGTTATTTTTTGTTAGCTCAAAAACACCTCTTAACTGACAAAGTCAAGAAAAAAGATTAAGGAAGTTACTGATGAATGCAAAAAATATTTTAGCAGCAAATCTGGATGGCTTGCAAACAGATTAGAAGTTTACCGAAACGCTGTGCTTGCTGAAGCATATCCCTCATCAAGTATTAGAACAGCAGAAGATAAAATAAATGATATAAAATTTTTAGAAATAAAAATTAATGGAGACACTGCAATGGTTGTAGTTGATGTATATGAAGAAAACAAAGCCGTGTTATCAGGTTTAGATGAGTCTAAAATTCCTCCTGCAGAGTTGAATAAAATAAACAATATTGATATTTATAAAACAACATCTGGTAAAGAAGAGGATATTATTAAGAAAAAGAAAGAAATAGAAGAACAAATTAAAAAATTACCCAAAAAAACTTTTTTAATTAATAGAGATGCTGTTATTCGCTATTATTACAATTTAGCAAAAGAAAATGGCGAGTGGAAGATAACTTCAGAAAATTTAGATTATCACCCAGGCCCACAAAATTGATAAAAAGAAAATTAAATTATAAAAGGCAGGCTGAAAATCAGAGTGAAATCCAAAAAGCCTGCCTTTTTAGTTTAAAATTCTATTGCTCTCAAAAACGCGTTGGCTATAATCATATGGCCTGTTAAATTTGGATGGATTCTGTCAAGCGCAAGTGCATATGAATGATAATGTTTTAAGAACCTGTCAAACTCCTCTTGCACATCTACAAAAATAGCGTTATGTTTTTGAGCTATTTCTTTCATTGCAAATCTGTACTCATCCATCTTTTTCCTCATAGCATCATTTTTGTTATCATCAATTATAAATGGCGACATCAGAACAAGTCCTTTTAAGTCTGGCTTTGTAAGATTTATAAGCTCATCCAAGGTAGACTTGTACTCATCCAAATACACATGGCACTCAGGAATAAGTGGATTGTCAAACTGTCTCCAAACATCATTTATACCTATCATGATAGAAAGCCAGTCAGGCTTTAAATCTAAAACATCTGTCTGCCAGCGCGCTTTGAGATGCCTTACTGTATCTCCTCCAACACCCATATTGATAACTCTTATTCTGCTTTCTGGATACTTTGCAAGAAGCTGAGCTGAAACAAGAGAAACATACCCACTGCCCAAATTGTTCCAATGCAAACCTTCGCCAACTGGTCTTGCCCTTCCACAGTCTGTGATAGAATCACCAATAAAAAGAAGTTTTGAGCCTTTTTCAATTAACATCAAAAACTCACCTTCTTTTATAAGTTCTTTAAATCTGCTTTGCCAAAAGCGCAGCACCAATTATACCCGCATCATTTCCTAAGACAGCTGGAATTATTTTAGGAGGTGTTATTTGTTTGCAATAGAATTTTTCGTAAACATATTCTCTTACCGGTCCAAGCAGGTATTCCCCTTCTTTGCTAACTCCCCCGCCAATGCAAATTACCTCTGGTTCAAATATATTGCAAACATTCACAAGCCCTTCTGCTAAATATTTTACATACTTATCAACAATTGCTGCACCAGTGCTGTCTCCCATTCGCTTTGCATCAAAAGCTGTTTTTGCATCAATCTTTGAAATATCGCCATTTACAAGTTTCATGATAGTACTGTTTATGTTTCTTGCAGCAGCCTCTCTTGTCATGCGAATTAAGGCAGTTGCTGATGCATACGCCTCCCAGCACCCTTTTCGGCCACATGTGCACTGCTCACCGTCAACACAAATCACCATGTGCCCAAGCTCAGCACCTGCATGATGTGCCCCGGTGTATATTTTCCCATCGATTATAATTCCCCCGCCAATGCCAGTTCCCAATGTGATTGTAACAGAAATCCTTGTGCCTTTTGCGCCACCTGCTATATATTCACCATATGCTGCACAGTTTGCATCGTTTTCTATGTTAACAGGCTTTGGAATATATTTTTGTATCTCTTCTCTCATAGGAACGTTTAAAAAAGCAATGTTGTTGCTGTAAAGAATCATGCCTTTTTCATTGTCAGGTGTGCCCGGACTTCCAATACCAACAGAATGAATATCATCAAGTGTAAGACCACATTCCTTTACAAGATTTAAAGAAAGCTCAGCCATATCCTTCATAATCTCTGTATAATGTCTGTGTGCACCTGTTGGAACAGAACCTTTTTTTATAATTTTCCCTTCCTCGTCAACAATCCCAGCCGCAATATTTGTTCCCCCTAAGTCAATTCCTATGTAATACACCTTCTCTCTCCTTTCTAAATCTTAAGATTTTGATTTTATTATATCAACAAAAGGAGATTAAGTAAAATATACTTTTTAGTCTCTATTTTTAGATATTTTGCATAATAAGTTTGCATAAAAATTAAATATTTTTTGTTAGCTACAAGAATTGTTTTTTTTGATATTATGAAAAAAAAATTTGCAACATAATAGAGGAGAAGCTATGAAGTTAATAGGTAAAATATTTGAGGTCTTTTTTAAATATTTCGTTTTAGTCCCTGCCTTTATTGGCTTTATTGGGGGTACTATTCTTTCCATTATTAACAAATCATTTGGCGGTCTGCTATTGATGTTAAGTGTTATAATTGTCTATTTGTTTTTACCCGAATTAGCATTGCTTATAGGAAGGTATGGATTTGAAGATATATGGAAACAATTTGGAGTCCAAACAAAACCTGACTTTACAAGACCATGGAACCTAACTAAAATAGCATTATTAATCTCCTGTTGCACAGCAGTAATTATTTTCATTTTAAAAATAATTGAAACAAAAAACTTCTTCTATCTTTTTGGTATCCCAATTAGTGGTTTGTTGTTTTATCTGGTATTGATAGCAGATAAATTAATCTACAAGTCAATATTTAACAAAAAGAGCTAATCAGTGTGTGAAAAAACACATCTGATTAGCTCTCTTTGTTTTTAAAGTAAAGTTTTCATCTTTACCTTCTCACCGCAATCTTATACTCTTTTCTGAACTTAAACTCCTCTTGCTTACCCTTGTTCCAGCACTGAACGGGTCTGTAGTAGCCAACAACTCTTGAGTAAACCTCACACTCTTTGCCGCATGTCGGACAGCTAAAGTGCTCACCTGCAACATATCCATGGTCTGGGCATACAGAGAATGTCGGTGTTATTGTGTAGTATGGAATTCTATAGTTGTATGCAATCTTTTTGACTATCTCTTTGCAAACTTGAATATCATCAATCTTTTCACCAACAAACCCGTGCAAAACAGTTCCGCCTGTGTAGCGAATCTGAAGCTCTTCTTGATGGTCCAAAGCTGTGAATATGTCATCTGTGTAATCAACAGGAAGCTGGGTTGAGTTTGTGTAAAATGGCTCGTCCTTGCCTGATGTAATTATGTCCGGGAACATCTGCTTGTCTTTTCTTGCAAGCCTGTATGATGTTCCTTCTGCAGGTGTTGCCTCAAGATTGTAAAGAATACCTGTCTCTTCTTGGTACTTTCTTATTCTTTCTCTCATAAAGTCAAGCACTTTTATAGCAAACTCTCTTCCCTCTTTTGTATCAATTCCAACACCCATAAAGTTGAGCAGGCTTTCATGCATTCCTACAATTCCAATTGTATTGAAGTGATTCTTCCAATATTCCCCAAATCGTGCGTATATGTCTCGGAGATAAAATCTTGAATACGGATATAAACCTTTCTTGGTAAGATCTTCTAATACCTCTCTTTTTATTTCAAGGCTTGTCTTTGCAATGTCCATAAGTCTTGCAAGTCTTTCAAAGTATTCATCTTCGGACTTTGACAGGTATCCTATTCTTGGCAGGTTAATTGTAACAACACCAATTGAACCAGTCAGCGGATTTGCGCCAAAAAGTCCCCCGCCACGTTTTCTGAGCTCACGATTGTCAAGTCTAAGTCTGCAGCACATTGACCTTGCATCTTCAGGTTTCATATCAGAGTTTACAAAGTTGCTGAAGTAAGGAAGACCATACTTTGCTGTCATCTCCATAATTTTGTCAACCACTGGACTGTCCCAGTCAAAATCCTTTGTTATGTTGTATGTTGGGATTGGGAATGAGAAAATCCTGCCTTTTGCGTCTCCTTCCATCATAACCTCGGCAAATGCCATGTTGAACATATCCATCTCGCGCTGAAACTCTTTGTAGGTTCTATCCATTATTTTGCCACCAATGATAACAGGCTCATCTTTTAATGTAGAAGGAGGTACCAAGTCTAAGGTTATATTTGTAAACGGGCTCTGGAAACCCACCCTTGTTGGCACGTTTGTGTTAAATACAAATTCCTGAAGAGCCTGTTTTACATCTGAATATGTGAGTTTGTCGTAGTATATAAAGGGTGCAAGGTATGTGTCAAAGTTAGAAAAAGCCTGTGCACCTGCAGCCTCACCCTGTAGAGTATAAAAGAAGTTTACAACCTGACCAAGAGCACTTCTAAAATGCTTTGCTGGTTTTGATGCAACTTTGCCTTCAACACCTGTAAAGCCGTTTAAAAGAAGATCTCTCAAATCCCATCCGCAGCAATAAACACCCAATACTCCTAAATCATGAATGTGAAGATCTCCATTAATATGGGCTTCTGCAACTTCCTTTGGATATATCTTGTTCAACCAGTACTTAGATATAACTGCTGTTGAGATATGGTTATTCAAGCCCTGCAGTGAATAGCTCATGTTGCTGTTCTCATTTACTCTCCAGTCCGTCTTCCCAATATATTGGTCAACTGTATTCTCAATGTCCAAAAACAGGTTTTTGAACTCTCTCATATCCTGATGTTGTTTTCTGTAAAGAATGTATGCTTTTGCTGTCTTTGCATGACCGTTTTCTATCAAAACCTTTTCTACTATGTCCTGAATCTCTTCAACATGAGGAATTGAGTATCCAAACTTCTTTTCCAAAAGCTCTATTACCTGGTCGGTAAGCTTTTCAGCAATTGAATAGTCAGAGCCACCAACAGCCTTTGCAGCCTTAAATATTGCATTTTCAATTTTCTTTCTGTCAAAGTCAACAATTGTTCCATCTCTCTTCATAACTTTTGTTATCATTTTTTTTACCCCTTTCACATGCCGATCTTTAAAATACTCATTCTAAACAGCCTTAAAGATTTTATACCACTATATATTGTGTCTAAAACATTTCCTGAACACAATATATTATATTCCAACACCATTTTTAAGTCAATGCAGAACGAAAAGAATTATAATTGAAATTAAGGAAATAAAAGTAAGAGAAAAGTAAAAAAACAAAATGCAGCTCTTTAAAATGCTGCTTTTATTTCTGAGCTTGTAATGGCGTTTTTTGGACATACATTAGCACAAGTTTCACATCTTATACAGTTTATACTCTTTACTTTTTCGCTTTCCTTCAAAGAACAAACCTCTATTTCCATTGGACAATTCTTGCTGCAGAGCTTGCACTCGACACATCTGTTTACATCTATCTTCAAAGACTTTTTATTTTTTCCAACAAGCCCACTTATTGTCCCCATTGGGCAGACAATACACCACGTCCTTGGTTTGGATAAAATTCCGCCAATTATTGCCAATAAAGTTGTAAGCCACAAAAGCAAAACTATACCCTTGCCAAACTTATATATATCTCCACCACTTCTTATTAAATTCATAGCCATCATAAGTATGAAAAATACAACCCAAAATGCCTTTGAAAAAACTGATTTTAAAATTTGAGGAACTGACCTTTGGAAGCTGAGCTTTGAAATAAATTCATCCAAAAAAGCACCTCTTGGACAGAATTTATAACACCAATATCTTCCTTTATAGAAACTCAAAATTACTGCCCCTGCCATACACACAAATGCAAAAAGGCCAATTAGAGGATAAAATAAGCCTGTTATAATAACTGTGGGCAGAATAAGAGCAACAAACGTCTTGTAACTGGGCACTTTTGTTGTTTTCTTGTGGTAGCCTTTTCCCAAATTCTTCTGCAAAACTTCCATGCTGTCTATACCCCCTTGCTCTTATCTTTTGTAAGTGGCCATCTTCGGGCATAATATATACCATAGGTAGGTATTGTAGATCAATTAGAAAAGCTTCATGAAAATTTTCATGGTTTAATTTTTCCATTTTCAGATTGTGCACAAGAAGAAATTTCTAAAAGTTGAGATTTTACATACACAATTAATTAAGGTATAATGGTGATTAGGCAAATATTAAAACTCATTAAAGAAAGGGGTACTCAATGCTTCTAAGAAAAGAAGGTAGAAGAAGAGAACAAAAAAAATTGATAAAAGAAAACAGACTTCTTGAGGCAGCATATAATTTATTTATTGAAAAAGGAATCACAAATACAGCAATAGATGAAATTGTTAAAAAAGCAGGGGTTGCAAAAGGTACTTTTTATCTTTACTTTAAAGATAAAGAAGATATCCTTGAAAAGTTAATACTCAGAAAAAGCGCTGAGATTGTAAAAAAAGCCTTAGTAGAAATTGAAAATAAAGAATTTTCATCACCTGTAGACAAATTCTTGTATTTCTTGGAATTTATAATTGACTACTTGAGCAAAAATAGATTTTTATTCAGATTTTTGAAAAAGGATTTTTCATGGGTATTTTTCAGAAAGATAACTGACAATGAAGAATTCTCTGAGATAAAGCTTGCAAAAGAGACTCTGCTTAAAAATATTCAAACAAAGTATTCAGAAGAAGAGTTTGAGATGGTTGTGTTCATGATTTTAGAGCTTGTCAGTTCAATCACATATTCAAGTATTGTAAAAGAAGAGCCTGCACCAATTGAAAAGGTAAAACCACTTCTTTTAGATACAATTCGAAAAATTCTTGAAAAGTGATTTTCACATTTTCTTAACTTCTATTCACACACATTTCACAATTTATTCATACATCCTCCCTTTTTTTGTCTGATAAAGAAGAAACTTTCCTTTGTCAATCGCCATCAAGTGCTCACTTAAAAACAAGGAAAAAGATGTGCATGCAAAATTTGGGTAACTTTTTTTATATCTCATTCCACGGTCTTCTGAAATATTCTTCCTTTGAAATAGTCTCTGCAAATTCTCTGCCATAAAATTCAATATTATCAATCCTCTTTACAGGAAAAATTCCTGCAATGCTACTTGTTATAAAGCACTCATCCATTTTTGCAATGTCTTCTAAAGTCAAAAACTCTTTTTTTACTTCATAACTTAACTTCTCTGCTAATAAACACACCTTTTTTCTCATAATTCCGGGCAAAAGCCCGCATGACAAGTGAGGGGTATATAAGGTAAAACCTTTTCTGAAGAATATATTGGCAAACGCAGCTTCGCAGATAAAACCTTGCTGGTTTAAAAATAAGCAGCTGTCAAATCCCTTCTTTTTTGCCCAAATTTCTTCTATAAAATTTATACCCATGTTATATGTTTTGATATAGTTCAAAATATTCTTTGAATCTTTTCTTGACCTTGCAACTATCAGACTCAAGCCCTGGGTAAATAATTCATTTGTATATCTTATCCCTTTTTCTTCAATCATCAAGGTGTTTTTGTAATATGTTACCCTAATCGCACCAAATCTTTTAGAAGATGACAGGATAAAATCAAGCACCTTTTTTTCAAAGTCTTCATACCTAATTTTGCAAGGCAGATTTAAAATCCAAAAAGCTCTTTTAAGTCTCATAAAATGATCATATAAAAAGTAAGGTATGCCCTCTTGATAATATATTGTTTCAAATGGCAAAAGTCCAAACTTAAAGGTATCAAAACTATCTGAAAAAAGCAAATTTAAACTTCCCCCATTTCAAATATTTTCTATAAACTCTCTGCAGCCTAATATCTCAAAAAATGGTTTTCCCTTGTACAAGGTCTCTTTGTACTCCTCTTCCTCATCAGAATCCCACACAATTCCGCCACCGACATTAAAATAGCTACTTTCGCCTTCTAAAACCAGAGTTCTTATTGCAATGTTAAAATCCATATTGAAATTATTTGCTATATAACCAATAGAACCAGTGTAAACTCCTCTTGGATCTTTTTCAAGCTCTTCAATTATCTTTATCGCATTTAATTTTGGTGCACCTGT is drawn from Caldicellulosiruptor naganoensis and contains these coding sequences:
- a CDS encoding 4Fe-4S binding protein, which produces MEVLQKNLGKGYHKKTTKVPSYKTFVALILPTVIITGLFYPLIGLFAFVCMAGAVILSFYKGRYWCYKFCPRGAFLDEFISKLSFQRSVPQILKSVFSKAFWVVFFILMMAMNLIRSGGDIYKFGKGIVLLLWLTTLLAIIGGILSKPRTWCIVCPMGTISGLVGKNKKSLKIDVNRCVECKLCSKNCPMEIEVCSLKESEKVKSINCIRCETCANVCPKNAITSSEIKAAF
- a CDS encoding ribonucleoside triphosphate reductase, which gives rise to MITKVMKRDGTIVDFDRKKIENAIFKAAKAVGGSDYSIAEKLTDQVIELLEKKFGYSIPHVEEIQDIVEKVLIENGHAKTAKAYILYRKQHQDMREFKNLFLDIENTVDQYIGKTDWRVNENSNMSYSLQGLNNHISTAVISKYWLNKIYPKEVAEAHINGDLHIHDLGVLGVYCCGWDLRDLLLNGFTGVEGKVASKPAKHFRSALGQVVNFFYTLQGEAAGAQAFSNFDTYLAPFIYYDKLTYSDVKQALQEFVFNTNVPTRVGFQSPFTNITLDLVPPSTLKDEPVIIGGKIMDRTYKEFQREMDMFNMAFAEVMMEGDAKGRIFSFPIPTYNITKDFDWDSPVVDKIMEMTAKYGLPYFSNFVNSDMKPEDARSMCCRLRLDNRELRKRGGGLFGANPLTGSIGVVTINLPRIGYLSKSEDEYFERLARLMDIAKTSLEIKREVLEDLTKKGLYPYSRFYLRDIYARFGEYWKNHFNTIGIVGMHESLLNFMGVGIDTKEGREFAIKVLDFMRERIRKYQEETGILYNLEATPAEGTSYRLARKDKQMFPDIITSGKDEPFYTNSTQLPVDYTDDIFTALDHQEELQIRYTGGTVLHGFVGEKIDDIQVCKEIVKKIAYNYRIPYYTITPTFSVCPDHGYVAGEHFSCPTCGKECEVYSRVVGYYRPVQCWNKGKQEEFKFRKEYKIAVRR
- a CDS encoding TetR/AcrR family transcriptional regulator; translated protein: MLLRKEGRRREQKKLIKENRLLEAAYNLFIEKGITNTAIDEIVKKAGVAKGTFYLYFKDKEDILEKLILRKSAEIVKKALVEIENKEFSSPVDKFLYFLEFIIDYLSKNRFLFRFLKKDFSWVFFRKITDNEEFSEIKLAKETLLKNIQTKYSEEEFEMVVFMILELVSSITYSSIVKEEPAPIEKVKPLLLDTIRKILEK
- a CDS encoding ROK family protein, with amino-acid sequence MYYIGIDLGGTNIAAGIVDEEGKIIKKGSVPTGAHRHYTEIMKDMAELSLNLVKECGLTLDDIHSVGIGSPGTPDNEKGMILYSNNIAFLNVPMREEIQKYIPKPVNIENDANCAAYGEYIAGGAKGTRISVTITLGTGIGGGIIIDGKIYTGAHHAGAELGHMVICVDGEQCTCGRKGCWEAYASATALIRMTREAAARNINSTIMKLVNGDISKIDAKTAFDAKRMGDSTGAAIVDKYVKYLAEGLVNVCNIFEPEVICIGGGVSKEGEYLLGPVREYVYEKFYCKQITPPKIIPAVLGNDAGIIGAALLAKQI
- a CDS encoding SGNH/GDSL hydrolase family protein; translation: MLIEKGSKLLFIGDSITDCGRARPVGEGLHWNNLGSGYVSLVSAQLLAKYPESRIRVINMGVGGDTVRHLKARWQTDVLDLKPDWLSIMIGINDVWRQFDNPLIPECHVYLDEYKSTLDELINLTKPDLKGLVLMSPFIIDDNKNDAMRKKMDEYRFAMKEIAQKHNAIFVDVQEEFDRFLKHYHSYALALDRIHPNLTGHMIIANAFLRAIEF
- a CDS encoding aminotransferase class IV, whose protein sequence is MLFSDSFDTFKFGLLPFETIYYQEGIPYFLYDHFMRLKRAFWILNLPCKIRYEDFEKKVLDFILSSSKRFGAIRVTYYKNTLMIEEKGIRYTNELFTQGLSLIVARSRKDSKNILNYIKTYNMGINFIEEIWAKKKGFDSCLFLNQQGFICEAAFANIFFRKGFTLYTPHLSCGLLPGIMRKKVCLLAEKLSYEVKKEFLTLEDIAKMDECFITSSIAGIFPVKRIDNIEFYGREFAETISKEEYFRRPWNEI